A region from the Arachis ipaensis cultivar K30076 chromosome B01, Araip1.1, whole genome shotgun sequence genome encodes:
- the LOC107607875 gene encoding uncharacterized protein LOC107607875, protein MTVVTPSEICIFSYLVNKVRVVEEYAKTVASSKDTHGGNTSRGRGKYFQPRGQNFKKGGHAPQGQGGFKKNTYDQYQRGKGRGNQSKVSPDLTCDRCGRFHPYDSCKIGICGCFNYALPGHIARDCTRGKNLNAGQSQHQGRVFAVNAKDAAKADPQMSGNCLISGKILVALYDTGASHSFISFDKVEELGLKVSELAFELHVHTPY, encoded by the coding sequence ATGACTGTTGTGACTCCTTCTGAGATTTGTATTTTCTCCTATCTGGTGAACAAGGTGAGAGTTGTTGAGGAATATGCAAAGACGGTAGCCTCGTCAAAGGACACTCATGGAGGAAATACTAGTCGGGGACGTGGCAAGTACTTTCAGCCAAGGGGTCAAAATTTCAAGAAAGGAGGACATGCACCTCAAGGTCAAGGAGGCTTCAAAAAGAATACTTATGATCAGTACCAGCGTGGCAAAGGAAGAGGGAATCAGAGTAAGGTTTCTCCGGATTTAACTTGTGATCGTTGTGGACGTTTTCATCCATATGACTCTTGCAAGATTGGTATATGTGGTTGCTTCAACTATGCTTTGCCTGGTCACATTGCGAGGGATTGTACTCGTGGGAAGAACCTGAATGCGGGTCAGAGTCAACATCAAGGGCGAGTGTTTGCTGTGAACGCCAAGGACGCTGCTAAGGCGGATCCTCAGATGAGCGGTAACTGTTTAATTAGTGGTAAAATCTTGGTTGCATTGTATGATACTGGAGCTTCACATTCGTTTATTTCGTTTGACAAAGTTGAGGAACTAGGCTTGAAAGTGTCAGAATTAGCATTTGAATTGCATGTACATACTCCGTATTAG